The DNA sequence CCACAGCGCGCTCCCTCCCTCACGCGTCGGCGCTTCGTTCGGGCCGAGCATATCGATCATGACCATCCATACCTCCGGTGCATCCTTACGAGCCCCTGGCCGGAGCCCCAAGCATTGCGCAACAAAGTCACCTGCACACGCAAGGATTGTTCCTCAACGCCTCGGATTCGCCCCTCCTCCCGCAGACTGCGACCATTCGCCACACCGCACACCACACGCCACCCCGCAACGCAGTCCCCGCGCCCCACACATCCGGGTTCTCGGAGCTCCTTCACCCTCCCTCCGCCACGCAAAACATGCACCGCCGACCGACCGCCACGCAGGGTCTGCACCGCCCTCTCCCCCTCACCACCATCCTTCCTCTCGCCCGGCCCCCCATCCATCCATCGCCCTTCCCAAACGTAACGAGCGAGAACCCTACGATTCGAGTACCCTCAACGCGTTGCGTACACGGCCTGACTCCCCCAAACTTTCCCCCGGAGCCCCTGATGAAACCTGCCCTTCACACGCTGAGCCCTCTCCTTTTGGCCTGCACCCTGGCCTGCTCGGGTTCCTCCGCCATCGAGAAAGCCGACAGCCCTACCCCCGACGACGCCCGGGCCACCCAACCCCTCAACGCCTCCCCGCCACACCACGCCGAAGACGACACCGACGACGAGAACGCCATGAGTCACCACGACCATCACGACCACCAGCATCACGCCACTCCCCACACTCACAAGCACGGCCACCACAACCACCGCTTCGAGTCGCCCGAGGACTACGTCGAGCGCTGGAACAGCCCGGAGCGCGATAGCTGGCAACGCCCTACCGCCGTGGTCGAAGCCATGAGCATCACCACCGGCATGAGTGTGGCCGACATCGGCGCGGGCACCGGATACTTTATCCCCCACCTCAGCGCGCAGGTCGGCCCCGAGGGCCACGTCTTCGCCGTCGACACCGAAGAAGCGATGCTTGGCTACATCCAGGAACAGGCCCGCACCCGGGGCTGGGACAACATCAAGACCATCCAGGCCACCCCCAACGCCTCGGGCCTCGAAGAGGCGCAGGTCGACCGCATCCTCACGGTCAACACCTGGCACCACATCCCCGAGCGCGAAGCCTACGCCGCGCACCTCAAGTCGCGCCTGCGCCCGGGCGGCTCGCTCTGGATCGTGGACATCAGCGCCGATAGCCCCATGGGACCGCCCCCCGAGCACCGCCTCAGCCCTGAGCAAATCATCGCCGAGTTAGAAGCCGGCGGCTTTCAGGCCGAGCTCTACGACCTAAAGTTGGAGCGCCAGTTCATCATCGTGGGCCGCTTCCACGACTGAACTCCCCCGGCGCGAGGAGCCGGCCCGGCACCTGCCCCACCGGCGCCTTTGAAGCGCCGGTGAGTCCGGCTCAGGGCCCGCTCCCTTCACTGCGCCTCAGACCTTCAGTGAAAGTACTCCCCGCCCTGCTCGCCGCGCTCCGGCCAGATCGCGTCGATCGAGCTATGCAGCTCTCCGCGCACCCGGGCGACCTCTCCGCTTGAGATCCGCTCGTTGAGCAACCCAAACACCGCGCGCGTCACGCGCAGCGGGTCCACCTTCTCCTTCCCCGGCCCTTCTTCCAGTCCCTGGCGCACGTGGTCGAGAAAGGCATCCAGGTTGCGATCTTTCACCGGCGTATTCGCCGGGCTCCACCCCCGATAGTACGCGCCGCGCACAATCAAGGGCAGCTGCGCGCTCAGGTGGGCCCCCTGCTCCGGGGTCAGGTGATCGCGCAGCGTGCATAGCGTCGCCTCCAGCGCGCGATAGGTGCGTGGGCGCTCATCCCAGCCCAGGCGAGCCTCCAGATCGCTCAGCCAGATGTTGAGCGTGTTGACGGCGCGATCGAGGTTGGACATTCCGGTGATGGTCATGGTCAGACTCCGATGGTGTGAGAACCTCTCTTACTCCCATGCCCCCAAAGGTACGGATGATGGCGAACTCACCAAACACCTTCGCCTCTCCCCGTGCGCATCAGCCCATATATCCGCATCGCCTCCGCCTTCCGGCACCGCCTCGCCACCACCGACGCTTCCCCTCACTCCGGAACAAGGCGTAACACTCCAGCCGTCGCCCTCCGACTTCACCTGGCCTACGCTAAATTCGAGTCGCGCCTCCCCTTCTTCGCCTGTCCTCGGGCAGACACTCCCCGCAACGCCCCCTGCAAACCGGGCCGCCTGCTCTCTGGAGACACCGATGCGTCACCCACAACGAATCTTGACCGCTGCCGCCCTCCTCACCTCCCTCACCACCGCCTCCTGCGGTGCCCCGGGCGATCTCTGCGACGAGCGCACCTCCTCGATGCGCTGGGACGATCGCGACCGCTACGGAGAGCGCCCCCGCGACTACGTCGACCCTCACCTCGACGACTACGAAGTCCCCGGCTACGACCTCGACCGCGACCTCCCCTTAACCTTCGACATCACCCTCACTCGCCGCGACGAGCCTGTCCTCGAAACCCAGCGCTTCCCCATCGACGGACGCGCCCGCTGTGATGACCTCCTCGAAGCTCCCCTGCGTCTGCGCCTTCAGTCGACCCACGCTCGCCTGGACGAACGCCTCCTGGCCACCGCCGAGATCATCCCCACCTACCCCGACGATCCCCTGCGCGTCGTGGCACGCTTTGACGAGCGCGATCTCGACGGCGACTGGCGACCACGCATCCCGGACGGCCACGCCCTGGAGTCACTCCTCCTCATCCTCGACTTCGACCGCGCCATGGTCCACGGCGAGCTTCTGGTGGAATCCTACGACCGCGAGTACGGGGAGACCCGGCGCACACAGGCCTTCCTCATCGGATCCCACGCTCGCTGAGCCCCCTGCGGGCGCCTCGCCCGAGCCCTCTTCCCCCCACACCACACCCCTGGGCCTTCCTCCCCCCGCTCGCTCCCCTCCCAGAACTCGCACCACACCTCCCCCCAGGACCGCTCAACGACTGCGACAATTTACCCACGAACTCCCCACCGCACGCCGCCCCTCACCCCTTGCGTTTGTCGCCTCATCTGATAAGTGTTCCTGCCCAGCACCCCACCGCCGCTTCCTCGCGGCAACAGCCCTCAGGCCCTGCGCCAAACCTACGGAGTAGCAGTCATGGCTAAGGAACAGACCATCCCCGTCGTTGACCTGCGCGATTACACCCACGGCGACGAAGCCTCGCGTCAGGCCTTCGTCCAAAAAATCGGTGACGCCCTCAAAGAGCTGGGCTTTGTGGCCGTCGAAGGCCACGGCGTCGACACCGACCTCCTCTACGAAAATTACGACCTCTTCGAGAAGTTCTTCGCCCTGGAAGAAGCCACCAAGCGTCGCTACGAGTCCCCCGAGACCGGTCGCCAGCGCGGCTACACCTCTTTCGGCGTCGAACACGCCAAGAACAACGAAAAGGCTGACCTCAAAGAGTTCTGGCACCTGGGCCGTGACCTCCCCGCCGATCACCCCATGGCCGAGCGCATCCAGAAAAACGTCTGGCCCGAAGAGGTGCCTGCCCTCCGCGAAAAAGCGCAGGAACTCTACCAGGCCATGGAGAACTCCGCTCAGACCATGCTCAAAGCCATCTCGATCTACCTGGGCCAACAGGAGAGCTTCCTGCCCGACATGATCAAAGATGGCAACTCCATCATCCGCGTGATTCACTACCCGGTCTGCGATGGCTTCGATGAGCCCGGAACCATGCGCGCCGCCGAGCACGAAGACATCAACCTCATTACCCTGCTCCCCGAAGCCACCCAGTCAGGTCTGGAGCTTCTGGAGCGCGACGGCACCTGGCGCCCCATCCACGCCATCAAGGGCCAGATGATCGTCGACTCCGGGGACATGCTCGCGCGCATTACCAACAACAAGCTCCCCTCGACCACCCACCGCGTGGTCAACCCCGAAGGCGACGCCACCAGCCGCTACTCCATGCCCTTCTTCGTGCACCCGCATCCGGACTACGTGCTCGAAGTCCTCGACACCTGCCTTGAAGAAGGCGAAGAGCCGGCCAGCGCCCCCATCACCGCCGAAGAGTTTCTCTTTGAGCGTCTGCGCGAAATCGGACTGAAGTAACCTGGCCCTTGGGTGCCCCCGGGCACCCACCCAGCCTGGAGGTCGCGAGCTCGCTCGCGGCCTCTTTTTTTGTCACGCCTCACACTGTCCAGGTGTCCCGCGCTCCCCGGTACCGCACCTCCCTTGACGCTACCCGGATTGTCCTCTTATCTGGCCATCGCTACGATACCCTGCGCCCGGCCCCCGCGGCAGCCCGGTCTGCCCACTGCGGGAAGCCCGACACCACCACGTGCACCACGCCCTTCGCCTCCTCCTGGAGAATCTTATGAAGCGATACTTCCTCTTCCTCCTCGCACTCCTCGCGCTGGCCTTCGCGCCGGCCTGCGACGGATGCAAAAGCAAAGACGCCATTCCCCCCTCGGCTCAGGCCCGCATCACCCAGCTCGCAGAACACCTGCCGGCCACCACCGAGGCCGCCTTCATCGCTCCTCAGCTCGATAAAAGCCGTCAGGCCCTCGACCTGCTGATGCGCCGCACCGAAACCTTCTCCCCCGCCGCGCGCATGCTCGAAACTCAGGTCCAGCGCGAATGGGGCCTCAAACTTAACGACGCCGAAAGCTGGAAACGCGCCGGCATCACCCCCGACGGCGCCCTGATGATCGCCATGGTCGTCAACCGACCCGTCATCGTCACCTACGTCGCCGACCGCCAGGCCTTCGAAGGCACCTTCATCGAACGTCTCCGACAGACCTTCGAAATCGAAGAGCCCGTACGCAACGAAAAAATCGGTGACACCACCCTCAAAATCAGCGGCCAATCCGGTGGCATGGAACTCGCCTGGCAATACAA is a window from the Lujinxingia litoralis genome containing:
- a CDS encoding isopenicillin N synthase family dioxygenase encodes the protein MAKEQTIPVVDLRDYTHGDEASRQAFVQKIGDALKELGFVAVEGHGVDTDLLYENYDLFEKFFALEEATKRRYESPETGRQRGYTSFGVEHAKNNEKADLKEFWHLGRDLPADHPMAERIQKNVWPEEVPALREKAQELYQAMENSAQTMLKAISIYLGQQESFLPDMIKDGNSIIRVIHYPVCDGFDEPGTMRAAEHEDINLITLLPEATQSGLELLERDGTWRPIHAIKGQMIVDSGDMLARITNNKLPSTTHRVVNPEGDATSRYSMPFFVHPHPDYVLEVLDTCLEEGEEPASAPITAEEFLFERLREIGLK
- a CDS encoding class I SAM-dependent methyltransferase, producing the protein MKPALHTLSPLLLACTLACSGSSAIEKADSPTPDDARATQPLNASPPHHAEDDTDDENAMSHHDHHDHQHHATPHTHKHGHHNHRFESPEDYVERWNSPERDSWQRPTAVVEAMSITTGMSVADIGAGTGYFIPHLSAQVGPEGHVFAVDTEEAMLGYIQEQARTRGWDNIKTIQATPNASGLEEAQVDRILTVNTWHHIPEREAYAAHLKSRLRPGGSLWIVDISADSPMGPPPEHRLSPEQIIAELEAGGFQAELYDLKLERQFIIVGRFHD
- a CDS encoding DUF2267 domain-containing protein translates to MTITGMSNLDRAVNTLNIWLSDLEARLGWDERPRTYRALEATLCTLRDHLTPEQGAHLSAQLPLIVRGAYYRGWSPANTPVKDRNLDAFLDHVRQGLEEGPGKEKVDPLRVTRAVFGLLNERISSGEVARVRGELHSSIDAIWPERGEQGGEYFH